One window of Candidatus Binatia bacterium genomic DNA carries:
- a CDS encoding sugar ABC transporter permease, with protein MLPYFLLLPAVVLELLIHVVPMLVGVGISFLRLTQFYLRNWSAAPAAGFDNYRLALDFNQAAGEALLHSFLVTLGFTVLVLGFSWMFGLAAAVFTQRSFRGRGLIRTVFLIPYALPVFASVIMWSFMFQRDTGIVNHVLIDQLHLADQRPFWLIGQNSFYSLVIVEVWRSWPFAFLMLTAGMQSIPQDLYEAAAMDGAGVFAQIRWVTMPMLKSVNRVLLIVLFLWTFLEFTVPYVLFGKSAPEQADLISMHIYQNSFVTWNFGTGSAMSVLLLIFLLVVTVGYLAVSSRGSDNA; from the coding sequence TTGCTGCCGTACTTCCTGCTACTGCCGGCGGTTGTGCTGGAACTGTTGATCCACGTCGTTCCGATGCTGGTCGGTGTGGGGATCAGCTTCCTCAGACTCACCCAGTTTTATCTTCGCAACTGGAGCGCTGCTCCCGCGGCCGGCTTCGACAACTACCGGCTTGCCCTGGACTTCAACCAGGCGGCCGGAGAGGCCCTGCTTCACTCATTTCTGGTGACGCTCGGATTCACCGTCCTGGTACTCGGGTTCTCGTGGATGTTCGGCCTAGCCGCGGCGGTTTTCACCCAGCGCTCATTCCGTGGCCGCGGCCTGATCCGCACGGTGTTCCTCATTCCCTATGCCTTGCCGGTGTTCGCCTCGGTCATCATGTGGAGCTTCATGTTCCAGCGAGACACCGGGATCGTAAATCACGTCTTGATCGATCAACTTCATCTGGCTGATCAGCGGCCGTTCTGGCTTATCGGCCAAAACAGCTTCTACTCCCTGGTCATCGTTGAGGTCTGGCGTAGCTGGCCGTTTGCGTTCCTCATGCTGACCGCGGGGATGCAGAGCATCCCCCAAGACCTGTACGAGGCGGCGGCTATGGATGGTGCCGGCGTTTTCGCCCAGATCCGCTGGGTGACCATGCCCATGCTCAAGTCGGTCAATCGGGTACTGCTGATCGTCCTGTTTCTCTGGACGTTCCTCGAATTCACGGTCCCGTACGTCCTGTTCGGAAAATCGGCGCCAGAGCAAGCGGATCTCATCTCGATGCATATCTACCAGAACTCGTTCGTCACGTGGAACTTCGGGACGGGTTCGGCGATGTCGGTGCTGCTGCTCATCTTCCTGCTCGTCGTGACCGTCGGATATCTGGCCGTCTCCAGCCGAGGGAGTGACAATGCGTGA
- a CDS encoding carbohydrate ABC transporter permease, protein MREPTWFSWTRRIGLTVLAVFAGLPIWVMVTSALKPLGDVQGDFRWFPTHLTVQPFFDMWHTIPLAEYFVNSIVVSTVASLASVGVALLAAYAVSRYRFHGRQTFSIVVLSTQMFPGILFLLPLFVIFVNLSQATGINLYQSRLGLIITYMTFTLPFAIWMLAGYLDSVPRELDEAAKVDGAGPLGAFVRVVIPVAMPGIVAVTIYAFMTSWGEVLFASVLTNESTRTLAVGLQGYATQNNVYWNQIMAASLTVSVPVVIGFLLLQRYLVAGLTAGSVK, encoded by the coding sequence ATGCGTGAACCTACCTGGTTCTCCTGGACTCGTCGGATCGGGCTGACCGTCCTCGCGGTATTCGCGGGGCTCCCAATCTGGGTGATGGTGACATCCGCCCTCAAACCGCTTGGCGATGTGCAGGGTGACTTCCGCTGGTTTCCCACCCACCTGACGGTGCAACCCTTCTTCGACATGTGGCACACGATCCCGCTTGCCGAGTACTTCGTGAACAGCATCGTTGTCTCGACGGTTGCCTCACTGGCCTCCGTTGGCGTCGCGCTGCTCGCGGCGTACGCGGTGAGCCGCTACCGGTTCCACGGTCGGCAGACCTTCTCCATCGTCGTGCTGTCCACTCAGATGTTCCCGGGGATCTTGTTCCTGTTGCCGCTCTTCGTCATCTTCGTCAACCTTAGTCAAGCCACCGGCATCAACCTCTACCAAAGCCGGCTCGGCCTAATCATCACCTATATGACGTTCACCTTGCCCTTCGCCATCTGGATGTTGGCCGGCTACCTGGATTCGGTGCCACGCGAGCTCGATGAGGCCGCGAAGGTCGATGGCGCCGGCCCGCTCGGTGCGTTCGTTCGCGTGGTGATCCCGGTCGCCATGCCGGGCATCGTCGCGGTCACCATCTACGCCTTTATGACCTCGTGGGGTGAGGTCCTGTTCGCCTCGGTACTGACCAATGAGTCGACGCGAACGCTGGCCGTCGGATTGCAGGGTTACGCAACGCAGAACAACGTCTACTGGAACCAGATCATGGCGGCTTCGCTGACGGTCAGCGTGCCGGTCGTAATCGGCTTCCTCCTGCTGCAGCGATATCTCGTCGCGGGTTTGACCGCCGGATCAGTGAAATAG